The Sulfitobacter sp. SK011 genome contains the following window.
AGACCCACGCGCGTTCATGATCAAATTCACACCAGCCGCTGCCAGATTTTCAGCGCAGCCAAGGCCCAGCCCTTTGGATGACGCGCACACCAGCGCTGATTTTCCTTTGATCCCCAGATCCATCTCATTGATTCCTTTTGTGTTGGTTAATCAATTCCTAACACGACTGTCCGATCTTGCCAGCAAAACACCCTGCAGTGGACCGGGGCGGGCCAGTATCCTATGCTGACCCCGTCCAGCTAACTCTGCAGCACTCTTTGGTACCGCAATGAAAGTTCGCCATGACCCGTTCTCGCCTGCCCACAGCCCAAAACGTCCCTGTCTACCGGGCCGACGATGTCATCTCGACCGATGGGGCGAACAGCGGCGACTGCTTGTCGTTTGCGGCTGAACTGCATCTGGACGATGTGTACAAGATCCGGTCCGGCATAACCCCAGACCTGCTGTCACTGCAGCCGCTGCAAGACGGAAGTTTCCAGCTGGCCGATGAAACGCTCGTCGGCACGGCTGGCGCGCGCCTGCATTTGGATTGCACGTTGACCTTCATGTCGCCTGACGGACAGATCAGCGAGGGTCTGTTGCTGGTTGACGTGAGCGATGACGGCAATGCAGGCGATATGTTTCTGCTGCCCCTGTCGGCATTTTCGACAAAAACGGAATACCGTCTTGTTGGCATCGACACCCTGAACCCCACGCAGAAATATGCGCAAGTTGCCTGTGTTTCATTCACACGTGGCACCCATATAACACTTGCCACCGGCGCGCAGTGCCTGATTGAAAATCTGAGCATCGGTGACAAGGTCCTGACCCGCG
Protein-coding sequences here:
- a CDS encoding Hint domain-containing protein; translated protein: MTRSRLPTAQNVPVYRADDVISTDGANSGDCLSFAAELHLDDVYKIRSGITPDLLSLQPLQDGSFQLADETLVGTAGARLHLDCTLTFMSPDGQISEGLLLVDVSDDGNAGDMFLLPLSAFSTKTEYRLVGIDTLNPTQKYAQVACVSFTRGTHITLATGAQCLIENLSIGDKVLTRDDGAQAIRWIGQSTVRAVGEFAPICVRAGTLNNINDLIISPDHRLFIYQRTDEVGAGRSELLVKARHLINGDTVVVRDGGYVDYFQLLFDSHQIIYAEGIAAESMLIDPRTKPVLPADLASALGDVIPGHSDLPHAGLDVNERLLNRPDAAELLRKSSAR